In a single window of the Lates calcarifer isolate ASB-BC8 linkage group LG1, TLL_Latcal_v3, whole genome shotgun sequence genome:
- the zgc:172182 gene encoding coiled-coil domain-containing protein 89 produces MAMPRRNAENFLDTTEHMDEIQRSLDRLLSFSAEDETEKEMLRSRIDEQSSLICILKQRADEMLLRCQALQRINTELEDRVTDYQKELDSEKKKAGLLEKRFMDLAANNQAIISFMDEYKHQNAQLKMENLQLQSENDTLFSQKLQDKEVFVKKLKQDIKLLTENYTNKENEYGEKLAECQSKLLEQATQHQAKEASLLDQLHDAQQQQRDSAEMCKDMKLKLERAEEKHALKEINMRESIASLTKEKDKLLSLSVERGRVIQEKQEEIQQLERKWREEKKCRAEAEDRFKQDTEAVNADVKVKSLHCALDETITKYKKLQKDFEAFREHSISLLTQERELNKKLRHMIG; encoded by the exons ATGGCAATGCCACGGAGAAATGCAGAAAATTTCCTGGACACGACGGAG CATATGGACGAAATCCAGAGGTCACTGGATAGACTTCTAAGCTTTTCTGCAGAggatgagacagagaaagaaatgctgCGGTCCAGGATAGATGAGCAGTCAAGTCTGATCTGCATactgaaacagagagcagatgaGATGCTTCTTCGATGTCAAGCCCTGCAAAGAATCAATACCGAGCTGGAGGACAGAGTAACAGACTACCAGAAAGAACTGGACAGcgaaaaaaagaaagcagggTTATTAGAGAAGAGATTTATGGATTTAGCTGCCAATAATCAGGCAATTATTTCTTTCATGGATGAGTACAAACATCAGAATGCCCAGTTAAAGATGGAAAACCTACAGCTGCAGTCAGAAAATGACACGCTCTTCTCCCAAAAATTACAAGATAAAGAAGTGTTTgtgaaaaaactgaaacaagacATCAAACTACTGACAGAGAATtatacaaataaagaaaatgaatatgG GGAGAAATTAGCTGAATGCCAATCAAAACTCCTGGAACAGGCAACACAACATCAAGCAAAGGAGGCATCCCTACTTGATCAATTGCATGATGCTCAGCAACAGCAAAGAGATTCTGCAGAGATGTGCAAAG ACATGAAGCTGAAGCTGGAAAGGGCTGAAGAAAAGCATGCTTTGAAGGAGATCAACATGAGAGAAAGCATAGCAAGCCTCACCAAAGAGAAGGACAAACtattgtctctgtctgtggaaagagggagagtgataCAG gagaaacaagaggaaatccagcagctggagagaaaatggagagaagagaaaaaatgcCGGGCTGAAGCAGAGGATAG GTTTAAGCAGGACACAGAAGCAGTTAATGCAGATGTGAAAGTGAAGTCTCTTCATTGTGCTCTTGATGAAACCATAACAAAGTACAAGAAGCTTCAAAAG GATTTTGAAGCCTTCAGAGAACACAGCATCAGCCTTCTTACACAAGAGAGGGAGCTGAATAAGAAACTTCGCCACATGATAGGCTGA